The Streptomyces seoulensis genome contains a region encoding:
- a CDS encoding SulP family inorganic anion transporter → MSSSAVTTASWLRDLRPDWLSDPKVWRIEVLAGLVVALALIPEAISFSIIAGVDPAIGLFASFTMAVTISVVGGRPAMISAATGAVALVIAPVNREHGFGYLVATVILAGVFQVILGAVGVARLMRFVPRSVMVGFVNALAILIFMAQVPEMTDVPWPVYPLIVGGLALLVFFPKVTKVVPAPLVSIVVLTVITIAAGIAVPTVGDKGELPASLPVPGVPDVPFTLATLKIIAPYALAMALVGLMESLMTAKLVDDITDTRSSKTRESIGQGIANIVTGFFGGMGGCAMIGQTMINVKVSGARTRLSTFLAGAFLMVLCIVFGPVVSDIPMAALVAVMVMVSFGTFDWHSIAPKTLRRMPVGEITVMVITVIVVVATSNLAIGVVVGTLTAMVIFARRVAHLANVTAVTSPDGETVVYSVTGELFFASSNDLVGQFDYASDPGNVVIDLSAAHIWDASSVAALDAVETRYGQRGKTVEIIGLNVPSADLHGRLSGELPGH, encoded by the coding sequence TTGTCCTCTTCCGCAGTGACTACTGCCTCATGGCTGCGCGACCTGCGCCCCGACTGGCTGAGCGATCCGAAGGTCTGGCGCATCGAGGTTCTGGCCGGCCTGGTCGTCGCCCTGGCCCTGATCCCGGAGGCGATCTCCTTCTCGATCATCGCGGGGGTCGATCCGGCGATCGGTCTGTTCGCCTCGTTCACCATGGCCGTCACGATCTCCGTCGTCGGCGGCCGCCCGGCCATGATCTCCGCCGCCACCGGTGCGGTCGCCCTCGTGATCGCGCCGGTCAACCGCGAGCACGGATTCGGCTACCTGGTCGCGACCGTGATCCTGGCCGGCGTCTTCCAGGTGATTCTGGGCGCGGTGGGAGTGGCCCGGCTGATGCGGTTCGTGCCGCGCAGTGTGATGGTCGGCTTCGTCAACGCCCTGGCGATCCTCATCTTCATGGCGCAGGTGCCGGAGATGACGGACGTACCGTGGCCGGTCTATCCACTGATCGTCGGTGGACTGGCACTGCTGGTCTTCTTCCCGAAGGTCACGAAGGTGGTGCCCGCGCCGCTGGTGTCGATCGTCGTCCTCACGGTCATCACGATCGCCGCCGGGATCGCGGTACCGACCGTGGGCGACAAGGGCGAATTGCCGGCCTCGCTGCCGGTACCGGGTGTGCCGGACGTGCCGTTCACTCTGGCCACCCTGAAGATCATCGCCCCCTACGCGCTCGCCATGGCGCTGGTCGGCCTGATGGAGTCGCTCATGACGGCCAAGCTGGTCGACGACATCACCGACACCCGTTCCTCGAAGACCCGCGAGTCCATCGGCCAGGGCATCGCCAACATCGTCACCGGGTTCTTCGGCGGCATGGGCGGCTGCGCGATGATCGGCCAGACCATGATCAACGTGAAGGTCTCCGGGGCCCGTACCCGTCTCTCCACGTTCCTGGCGGGCGCGTTCCTGATGGTGCTGTGCATCGTCTTCGGTCCGGTCGTCTCCGACATTCCCATGGCCGCCCTCGTCGCCGTCATGGTCATGGTCTCCTTCGGCACCTTCGACTGGCACTCCATCGCCCCGAAGACGCTCAGGCGGATGCCCGTCGGCGAGATCACCGTCATGGTCATCACCGTGATCGTCGTGGTCGCCACGTCCAATCTCGCCATCGGCGTGGTCGTCGGCACCCTCACCGCGATGGTCATCTTCGCCAGGCGCGTGGCCCACCTCGCCAACGTCACCGCCGTCACCAGCCCCGATGGCGAGACCGTGGTGTACTCCGTGACCGGCGAACTGTTCTTCGCCTCCTCCAACGACCTCGTCGGCCAGTTCGACTACGCCAGTGACCCCGGCAACGTCGTGATCGACCTGTCGGCGGCGCACATCTGGGACGCCTCCTCCGTCGCGGCCCTGGACGCCGTCGAGACCAGGTACGGGCAGCGCGGAAAGACCGTGGAGATCATCGGCCTGAACGTCCCCAGCGCCGACCTACACGGCAGGCTCAGCGGGGAACTTCCCGGCCACTGA
- a CDS encoding MerR family transcriptional regulator produces the protein MQIGEVAARTELSLRTIRHYEETGLVIPSARSQGGFRLYTDHDVARLMLIRRMKPLGFTLDQMRDLLDITARLDSGDALEADEHQALLDRLRVYEQSAGEQVEKLRVQLARAEEFAGALGARLESSARAAAAPLRE, from the coding sequence ATGCAGATCGGCGAGGTCGCCGCGCGCACCGAACTCTCCTTGCGCACCATCCGCCACTACGAGGAGACCGGGCTCGTCATCCCCTCCGCCCGGTCCCAGGGCGGCTTCCGCCTCTACACCGACCACGACGTGGCCCGTCTCATGCTGATCCGCCGCATGAAGCCGCTCGGATTCACCCTGGATCAGATGCGCGACCTCCTGGACATCACCGCCCGCCTCGACAGCGGTGACGCACTCGAAGCCGACGAGCACCAGGCCCTGCTCGACCGTCTCCGCGTCTACGAACAGTCCGCCGGGGAGCAGGTCGAGAAGCTCCGTGTCCAACTCGCCCGCGCCGAGGAGTTCGCCGGCGCGCTGGGCGCCCGGCTGGAGTCATCGGCGCGGGCTGCGGCCGCTCCGCTCCGCGAGTGA
- a CDS encoding chloride channel protein, with protein MAAAVLVGAGAGAGSVAFRWCINVFTRLLSGHADYAGAPGAGNPHVPWLGPYFVLLAPVVGGLLYGPLVNRFAREARGHGVPEVMLAVAQRGGQISPKVAVVKTLASALTIGSGGSVGREGPIVQIGAALGSTLGRVTKAAEGHMKLLVACGAAGGIAATFNAPLAGVFFAMELILGTFSAEAFGATVLASVTASVIGRAAFGDVAFLALPPFHVDHLDQYALFALLGLVAAVTGVGFSRALYLIEDACDWLWRGPEWLRPAVGGLALGLVLLALPQMYGVGYPVLENATEGRYALGFLLLLLVGKVVATSLTIGIGGSGGVFAPSLFIGAMLGSAYGIGVHHMLPGTAGAVGAYALVGMGATFAGAARAPITAVVILFELTGEYSIILPLMLAVVMATATSRLLTRDTIYTLKLRRRGIDLEGAAPGARIGAQHVGAVMEPLPSSLPAATALTDAAVLLSLSGHGALPVVGDTGEYVGVVTAQAVAEALADQPDSAPSTVGPLAEPPEPLTADQPLTQALHTLLSAAGTGVPVLDAEGGSPVGWLSHQSALRAVGSGGTS; from the coding sequence ATGGCGGCGGCCGTGCTGGTCGGTGCGGGAGCGGGCGCGGGCTCCGTCGCCTTCCGCTGGTGCATCAACGTCTTCACCAGGCTGCTGTCCGGACACGCCGACTACGCGGGCGCTCCGGGGGCGGGAAATCCGCACGTCCCCTGGCTGGGGCCGTATTTCGTGCTCCTGGCACCCGTGGTCGGCGGCCTGCTGTACGGCCCGCTGGTGAACCGGTTCGCCAGGGAAGCCCGCGGGCATGGCGTGCCCGAGGTGATGCTGGCGGTGGCCCAGCGCGGCGGACAGATCAGTCCCAAAGTCGCGGTCGTCAAGACGCTCGCTTCCGCGCTGACCATCGGCTCCGGCGGTTCGGTGGGCCGCGAGGGCCCGATCGTGCAGATCGGCGCGGCGTTGGGTTCCACGCTCGGCCGTGTGACGAAGGCGGCCGAGGGCCACATGAAGCTGCTCGTCGCCTGTGGCGCGGCGGGCGGCATCGCCGCGACCTTCAACGCGCCCCTGGCCGGAGTGTTCTTCGCCATGGAACTGATCCTCGGCACCTTCTCGGCGGAGGCGTTCGGCGCGACCGTGCTGGCCAGCGTCACCGCGAGCGTCATCGGACGGGCCGCGTTCGGAGACGTCGCCTTCCTGGCGCTCCCCCCGTTCCACGTCGACCACCTCGACCAATACGCCCTGTTCGCTCTGCTCGGTCTCGTTGCTGCCGTAACAGGGGTGGGCTTCTCCAGGGCGCTCTACCTGATCGAGGACGCCTGCGACTGGCTCTGGCGCGGCCCGGAATGGCTTCGCCCCGCCGTCGGCGGACTGGCGCTCGGTCTGGTGCTGCTCGCGCTGCCGCAGATGTACGGGGTGGGTTATCCCGTCCTGGAGAACGCGACCGAGGGCCGCTACGCGCTCGGCTTCCTGCTGCTGCTCCTGGTCGGCAAGGTGGTGGCCACCAGTCTCACCATCGGCATCGGCGGGTCGGGCGGTGTCTTCGCTCCCAGTCTGTTCATCGGCGCCATGCTGGGCTCGGCGTACGGCATCGGCGTGCATCACATGCTGCCGGGCACGGCCGGTGCGGTGGGCGCGTACGCCCTGGTCGGCATGGGTGCCACGTTCGCCGGTGCGGCGCGGGCGCCGATCACCGCGGTGGTCATCCTCTTCGAACTCACGGGCGAGTACTCCATCATCCTGCCTCTGATGCTGGCCGTCGTGATGGCGACCGCCACCAGCCGCCTGCTGACCCGCGACACCATCTACACCCTCAAGCTGCGCCGTCGCGGCATCGACCTCGAGGGCGCGGCCCCCGGAGCCCGGATCGGCGCCCAGCACGTGGGCGCCGTCATGGAACCGCTTCCTTCCTCGCTGCCCGCAGCCACCGCACTCACGGACGCGGCAGTCCTGCTGAGCCTCTCCGGCCACGGAGCGCTTCCGGTCGTCGGTGACACCGGGGAGTACGTCGGTGTCGTCACCGCGCAGGCGGTGGCCGAAGCCCTCGCCGATCAGCCGGATTCGGCGCCGTCAACCGTCGGACCGCTCGCCGAGCCGCCCGAGCCCCTCACCGCCGACCAGCCTCTCACCCAAGCCCTGCACACCCTGCTCTCGGCCGCCGGTACGGGAGTACCCGTGCTCGACGCGGAGGGGGGCAGTCCGGTCGGCTGGCTCAGCCATCAGAGCGCTCTGCGCGCGGTGGGCTCCGGCGGGACTTCGTGA
- a CDS encoding nitroreductase family deazaflavin-dependent oxidoreductase, translating into MPRRQTVPLPARPAAGWRRLAGRLPILVYQVGMGRLLGRRLLLHHTGRVSGLDRRAVLNVLEGEPGAGMWVVASRSGTRGDWYRNLHARPKIVVQVGSRHYAVTAHFLTPDEGADVMGGYAWRHPRSARRLCSLLNIPCDGTESGFREAGTAIAFVRLDTDGGHRPR; encoded by the coding sequence ATGCCCCGTAGACAGACCGTTCCGCTCCCGGCTCGACCAGCGGCCGGATGGCGACGCCTCGCCGGACGCCTGCCGATCCTCGTCTACCAGGTGGGGATGGGGCGGCTTCTCGGTAGACGCCTGCTGCTGCACCACACCGGCCGTGTGAGCGGACTCGACCGCCGGGCCGTGCTCAACGTGCTGGAGGGCGAGCCCGGAGCCGGCATGTGGGTGGTCGCTTCCCGATCCGGCACCAGGGGGGACTGGTACCGAAATCTGCACGCACGGCCGAAAATCGTCGTCCAGGTGGGCAGCCGCCACTACGCCGTCACCGCGCATTTCCTCACTCCCGACGAGGGTGCCGACGTCATGGGAGGTTATGCCTGGCGACACCCTCGCTCCGCGCGCCGCCTGTGTTCGCTCCTGAACATCCCGTGCGACGGTACCGAGAGTGGATTCCGGGAGGCGGGCACAGCCATCGCCTTCGTCCGGCTGGACACCGATGGCGGCCATCGGCCGCGGTGA
- a CDS encoding PP2C family protein-serine/threonine phosphatase, with the protein MGVWRPASGSATLSWMPVAAMAVVAGADVVAGPGVGFLPLISLGPAFSGLIGGWRRTALFGAVALALCVGLGLYDGLFEERRGFTAMASVAGVTAVGIAAAVMRSRREAELASVRSIAEVAQRVLLRPVPRTAGPLRAAVSYTSAVAEARIGGDLYEVVASPHGIRVIVGDVQGKGLAAVEAAAVVLGAFREAAHDEPDLLRLGERLERSVARELEGERFVTAVLVEIGSEHEAVLLNYGHPSPLLVRDDGSVEFPRPPGYALPLGLGLHGADGPVPHRVAFAPGDQILLYTDGVTEARDVDGTFYPLGDRAYLLKEPDADRALETLREDVVRHAAGPLHDDAAMLLLRYHAPAGRGSGPTA; encoded by the coding sequence ATGGGCGTGTGGCGACCGGCTTCCGGATCCGCGACGCTGTCCTGGATGCCGGTGGCGGCGATGGCCGTGGTGGCTGGGGCCGACGTCGTGGCGGGGCCAGGGGTGGGCTTTCTGCCGCTCATCTCGCTCGGGCCCGCGTTCTCCGGGCTGATCGGTGGATGGCGGCGTACGGCGCTGTTCGGTGCGGTGGCGCTCGCACTGTGCGTGGGGCTCGGTCTGTACGACGGCCTGTTCGAGGAGCGGCGCGGCTTCACCGCGATGGCGTCGGTGGCCGGAGTGACCGCCGTGGGCATCGCGGCGGCCGTGATGCGTTCGCGCCGGGAGGCGGAGCTGGCCAGTGTGCGGTCGATCGCAGAGGTGGCCCAGCGAGTGCTGTTGCGGCCGGTTCCCCGAACGGCCGGACCGCTGCGGGCGGCGGTGTCGTACACCTCGGCCGTGGCCGAGGCCCGCATCGGCGGGGATCTCTACGAGGTCGTCGCCTCGCCGCACGGCATTCGGGTGATCGTGGGGGACGTGCAGGGCAAAGGGCTGGCCGCCGTGGAGGCCGCCGCCGTGGTGCTCGGCGCGTTCAGGGAAGCGGCACACGACGAACCCGACCTGCTCAGGCTGGGCGAGCGTCTGGAGCGCAGTGTGGCACGAGAGTTGGAGGGGGAGAGGTTCGTCACCGCCGTGCTCGTCGAAATCGGCTCGGAGCACGAAGCGGTCCTTCTCAATTACGGTCACCCGAGTCCCCTGCTCGTCCGCGACGACGGCTCCGTCGAGTTCCCGAGACCTCCCGGCTACGCTCTCCCGCTCGGCCTCGGTCTGCACGGCGCCGACGGGCCGGTACCCCACCGGGTGGCCTTCGCGCCCGGTGACCAGATCCTCCTCTACACCGACGGCGTCACGGAGGCCAGGGACGTGGACGGAACCTTCTATCCTCTCGGGGACCGCGCCTACCTGCTCAAGGAGCCCGACGCGGACCGGGCGCTGGAGACCCTGCGCGAGGACGTGGTGCGGCATGCCGCGGGGCCCCTTCACGACGATGCCGCGATGCTACTGCTTCGCTATCACGCGCCCGCGGGCCGAGGCTCGGGGCCGACCGCGTGA
- a CDS encoding MarR family winged helix-turn-helix transcriptional regulator — translation MPERDSPVPGAMDDVDAVTRAVLTASRLLVAVSARSLAGMEERVTLPQFRMLVVLATRGATKLVTVAELLQVAPSTAMRMVDRLIAAGLAERNANPDSRRETLLRLTEEGRRTVEYVTARRRSEIAAIVERLRPTERLALVEALNAFNEAGGEPPAPTADTPDPHPLGWAI, via the coding sequence ATGCCGGAGCGAGATTCCCCCGTCCCAGGGGCCATGGACGACGTAGACGCGGTCACGCGGGCAGTACTGACCGCCTCCCGGCTGCTGGTGGCGGTCTCCGCCCGCTCGCTGGCCGGGATGGAGGAGCGGGTGACCCTTCCGCAGTTCCGCATGCTGGTCGTGCTGGCGACCCGGGGGGCCACCAAGCTGGTGACCGTCGCCGAACTCCTCCAGGTCGCGCCCTCCACCGCCATGCGCATGGTCGACCGACTGATCGCCGCGGGGCTCGCCGAGCGGAACGCGAACCCGGACAGCCGACGTGAGACGCTGCTCCGGCTGACCGAGGAGGGACGGCGCACCGTCGAGTACGTCACCGCCCGGCGCCGCTCCGAGATCGCCGCCATCGTGGAACGCCTGCGTCCGACCGAGCGCCTGGCACTCGTCGAAGCCCTCAACGCCTTCAACGAGGCAGGGGGTGAGCCGCCCGCACCCACCGCGGACACGCCGGATCCGCATCCACTCGGCTGGGCGATCTGA
- a CDS encoding permease, producing the protein MDAIWHALSITGSMAWEIAWALILGFTLSAVVQAVVRKSTVVSLLGDDRPRTLVTATGLGIASSSCSYAAVALARSLFRKGADFTAAMAFEIASTNLVVELGVILALLMGWQFTAAEFTGGAVMIVALAVLFRLFLRDQLLRGAREQAERGVAGSMEGHAAMDMSVQREGSFTRRLFSRDGFTSVSHVFVMEWAAILRDLVVGLLIAGAIAAWVPDSFWRTFFFDGHPLASKLWGPLIGPLVAMASFVCSVGNVPLAVVLWKGGISFGGVVAFLFADLLILPILNIYRKYYGTRMALFVLGTFYTAMVLAGYVVEFTFGGLGLVPDSAHATVPDSGVSWNYTTWLNIAFLLLAAALVVRFLRTGGRDMLSMMGGAPDTGPDHARH; encoded by the coding sequence ATGGATGCGATCTGGCACGCCCTGTCGATCACCGGGTCCATGGCGTGGGAGATCGCCTGGGCGCTGATCCTGGGCTTCACCCTCTCCGCCGTGGTCCAGGCCGTGGTCCGCAAGTCCACCGTCGTCTCCCTGCTCGGCGACGACCGGCCACGCACCCTGGTCACCGCGACCGGACTGGGCATCGCCTCCTCGTCCTGCTCCTACGCCGCCGTCGCCCTGGCCCGCTCGCTGTTTCGCAAGGGCGCGGACTTCACCGCCGCGATGGCGTTCGAGATCGCCTCCACCAACCTCGTCGTGGAACTCGGCGTGATCCTGGCCCTGCTCATGGGCTGGCAGTTCACGGCGGCCGAGTTCACCGGCGGCGCCGTCATGATCGTCGCGTTGGCGGTGCTGTTCCGCCTCTTCCTGCGCGACCAGTTGCTGCGCGGGGCTCGCGAGCAGGCCGAGCGCGGTGTGGCAGGCTCGATGGAAGGCCACGCCGCGATGGACATGTCCGTCCAGCGCGAGGGCTCCTTCACGCGCAGGCTGTTCTCCCGCGACGGCTTCACGTCGGTCTCTCACGTCTTCGTCATGGAGTGGGCGGCGATCCTGCGTGATCTCGTCGTCGGTCTGCTGATCGCCGGCGCAATCGCCGCCTGGGTGCCCGACTCCTTCTGGCGCACGTTCTTCTTCGACGGCCACCCGCTCGCGTCGAAGCTGTGGGGTCCGCTGATCGGCCCGCTGGTGGCGATGGCCTCGTTCGTGTGCTCGGTGGGTAACGTGCCGCTCGCCGTCGTGCTGTGGAAGGGCGGCATCAGCTTCGGCGGTGTCGTGGCGTTCCTCTTCGCCGACCTGCTGATCCTTCCGATCCTGAACATCTACCGGAAGTACTACGGCACGCGGATGGCCCTCTTCGTACTCGGTACCTTCTACACCGCCATGGTCCTGGCCGGATACGTCGTCGAATTCACCTTCGGCGGCCTCGGTCTCGTCCCCGACTCCGCCCACGCCACCGTCCCGGACAGCGGGGTGAGCTGGAACTACACCACCTGGCTCAACATCGCCTTCCTCCTGCTGGCGGCGGCTCTGGTCGTCCGGTTCCTGCGCACAGGCGGCAGGGACATGCTGAGCATGATGGGCGGAGCCCCCGACACGGGGCCGGATCACGCGCGCCACTGA
- a CDS encoding PRC-barrel domain-containing protein — protein MTGYVRAREIAKLPVVTLGGEDIAQVKDIVFDAAHGSVQCFTLSGRGLLSGPLKRDLPWSEVHALGPDAVMIRDESALADDDRTTKGLTAAGGGNVLGTRIMTDGGTHLGKIVDVILETGRTPTVAGYEIETADRGHQRALLPVVEPVAVSGEMVLVPDATSEFTAADLTGFPEAAHGLRARLGQER, from the coding sequence ATGACCGGCTATGTGCGGGCGCGTGAGATCGCCAAGCTGCCTGTGGTGACTCTCGGCGGCGAGGACATCGCCCAAGTCAAGGACATCGTCTTCGACGCCGCCCATGGCAGCGTGCAGTGCTTCACTCTCAGCGGCCGAGGGCTGCTCTCCGGCCCCCTGAAGCGGGATCTGCCCTGGAGCGAGGTGCACGCGCTGGGCCCGGACGCGGTGATGATCCGGGACGAGAGCGCGCTGGCCGACGACGACCGCACGACCAAGGGCCTCACGGCCGCGGGCGGCGGCAACGTCCTCGGCACCCGGATCATGACCGACGGCGGTACCCACCTCGGCAAGATCGTCGATGTCATCCTCGAGACGGGCCGGACGCCGACCGTGGCCGGTTACGAGATCGAAACCGCGGATCGCGGTCATCAGCGGGCCCTGCTGCCCGTGGTCGAGCCCGTGGCCGTCTCCGGCGAGATGGTCCTCGTTCCCGACGCGACCAGCGAGTTCACCGCGGCCGACCTGACCGGGTTCCCGGAAGCGGCCCATGGTCTGCGCGCGCGCCTCGGACAGGAGAGATGA
- a CDS encoding PRC-barrel domain-containing protein, producing the protein MPLFSEAKGRGVVSLVAAETLATVSGCAIAPSPARIAALRVKTRARGTLVAWDRLQAFGSDAVTVRSADDIQTEDDAKILADKHHDPIGKRVLTETGQDLGSVDDLEFDEATGHIRRIITPGQDISGDRLLGVGTYAVVVADN; encoded by the coding sequence ATGCCGCTGTTCAGTGAGGCCAAGGGCCGTGGTGTCGTCTCTCTGGTCGCCGCCGAGACCCTCGCCACCGTCTCCGGATGCGCCATCGCACCCTCACCCGCACGGATCGCCGCGCTGCGGGTGAAGACCAGAGCCCGGGGCACCCTCGTGGCCTGGGACCGCCTCCAGGCGTTCGGGTCCGACGCCGTCACAGTCCGCTCCGCCGACGACATCCAGACCGAGGACGACGCCAAGATCCTGGCGGACAAACACCACGACCCCATCGGCAAGCGCGTCCTGACGGAGACCGGACAGGACCTCGGATCCGTGGACGACCTCGAGTTCGACGAAGCCACCGGTCACATCCGGCGCATCATCACCCCCGGTCAGGACATCTCCGGCGACCGCCTCCTGGGTGTCGGCACCTACGCCGTCGTCGTCGCCGACAACTGA
- a CDS encoding PucR family transcriptional regulator gives MADRGVPEQYLDGYARILADVAATGRRLTRQELESRRVHGEQAADAGHGLRALVGAHLAAARALWPDTPGAADSTLAAVQQIIDAFAEGYERAQRHAVRQEEAARREFIDDLLYGRSDLGRLAERAERFGLRLSHAHAVAVAQGPAAYDEGGAVPRRVEQALMTRFGNRDVLLTTKDGRLLCIAPGHEDEVLPYFAKQAYAATEGGRVAIGRPQPGPGGVVQSYEEALNALEMAERLGLDEPVLRAADLLVYPVLTRDRQAMTDLVLGTLGPLTAARGGARPLLETLTVYFESGCVAAEAARRLSLSVRAMTYRLERIHHLTGADPSDPTHRYMLQTAVIGARLLDWPATAL, from the coding sequence ATGGCGGACCGGGGAGTTCCCGAGCAGTATCTGGACGGGTATGCCCGCATCCTGGCCGACGTGGCGGCCACCGGGCGGCGACTGACCCGGCAGGAGCTCGAATCCCGGCGCGTGCACGGCGAACAGGCCGCCGACGCCGGGCACGGACTGCGTGCCCTGGTCGGCGCCCATCTCGCCGCGGCCCGCGCACTCTGGCCGGACACACCCGGCGCCGCCGACAGCACACTGGCCGCCGTGCAGCAGATCATCGACGCCTTCGCCGAGGGATACGAGCGGGCCCAGCGGCACGCCGTACGCCAAGAGGAAGCCGCACGCCGGGAGTTCATCGACGACCTGCTCTACGGCCGTAGCGACCTGGGCAGACTCGCCGAGCGCGCCGAACGCTTCGGGCTGCGTCTGTCCCACGCGCACGCCGTCGCCGTGGCACAGGGCCCCGCCGCCTACGACGAGGGCGGAGCCGTTCCCCGGCGGGTGGAGCAAGCCCTGATGACCCGCTTCGGCAACCGTGACGTCCTGCTGACCACCAAGGACGGCCGTCTGCTGTGCATCGCTCCCGGTCACGAGGACGAGGTGCTGCCCTACTTCGCCAAGCAGGCGTACGCCGCCACCGAGGGCGGCCGGGTCGCCATCGGACGGCCGCAGCCCGGCCCGGGAGGCGTGGTCCAGTCGTACGAAGAGGCCCTCAACGCCCTGGAGATGGCGGAGCGCCTCGGGCTCGACGAACCCGTCCTGCGCGCCGCCGACCTGCTCGTCTACCCGGTCCTCACCCGCGACCGCCAGGCCATGACCGACCTGGTCCTCGGCACCCTCGGACCGCTCACGGCCGCGCGCGGGGGTGCCCGGCCGCTCCTGGAAACCCTCACCGTGTACTTCGAATCCGGCTGCGTCGCCGCGGAGGCCGCCCGCCGTCTCTCGCTGAGCGTGCGGGCCATGACGTACCGTCTGGAGCGCATCCACCACCTCACCGGCGCCGACCCCTCGGACCCGACCCATCGCTACATGCTGCAGACGGCCGTCATCGGGGCGCGGCTGCTGGACTGGCCGGCCACGGCTCTGTGA